From the Nodularia sp. NIES-3585 genome, one window contains:
- a CDS encoding serine/threonine protein kinase, with protein MIGKLLDHRYQVIQVLAQGGFGQTYIAQDTRRPGNPVCVVKHLKPATSDPRVFETAKRLFNSEAETLENLGNHDQIPRLLAYFDENQEFYLVQELIAGQTLAEELIPGQPWSESQVMQLLQGVLEILVFVHGQGVIHRDIKPDNIIRRACDQKLVLVDFGAVKQLRLPMVSVGGQPTATVAIGTPGYMPTEQGQGKPRPNSDIYSLGIIAIQALTGVPAVELQEDPNTGELLWQHLANVNYRLAAVLTKMVHYHFKDRYQSASEALQACLSTTNPVFIPATPPETPDNSQLSPHKTVAVAPANPVAAKPVRQESHKPDPWPFLIGLFLAGGAAALATNVYPSMRNLAANFTGNNTATDKCLAVVAGNSNVRSEPSSINSDTVLQTVGDNTGFEVTGKRTKRGWVEVKTNSGDLAWAHLDVITNNEQWVSCLRDKGIAVNTVDDSNLIAARPIPQPKPQSTPEATETPKQSESSDDSEKIIAEAKQKYESGDLRGAIALLRSIPANASSGLRETVAMVNQWQKDWAQAEELFNEINQAIDNGEWDKVLDYKNHAEKFPDTQYWRNKIQLLFEQADEDLAKKGSPTVDNYHQSQTEIPNAEKTSATEEAGEQGAGSKGE; from the coding sequence ATGATTGGCAAGCTACTAGACCATCGTTACCAAGTGATTCAAGTCCTGGCTCAAGGGGGATTTGGTCAAACCTATATTGCTCAAGATACTAGGCGACCAGGCAACCCTGTCTGCGTTGTGAAGCACCTCAAGCCTGCAACTTCCGACCCCAGAGTTTTTGAAACAGCCAAGCGTTTATTTAACAGCGAAGCTGAAACTCTCGAAAATTTAGGCAATCATGACCAGATACCCCGGCTACTGGCTTACTTTGATGAAAACCAAGAATTTTATTTAGTCCAAGAACTTATTGCTGGACAGACTCTAGCTGAGGAACTCATACCTGGTCAGCCTTGGAGTGAAAGCCAAGTTATGCAACTGTTGCAAGGAGTTCTGGAAATCCTAGTGTTTGTTCACGGACAAGGGGTGATTCACCGCGATATTAAGCCAGATAACATTATCCGCCGCGCCTGTGATCAGAAATTAGTTTTAGTCGATTTTGGCGCAGTCAAGCAGTTAAGATTACCAATGGTCAGCGTTGGTGGGCAACCTACAGCTACAGTTGCCATTGGCACTCCGGGCTATATGCCGACGGAACAAGGGCAAGGTAAACCCCGTCCCAACAGTGATATTTATTCTCTGGGCATTATTGCTATTCAAGCCCTAACAGGAGTACCAGCAGTTGAATTACAAGAAGATCCCAATACTGGAGAACTCCTTTGGCAGCATTTAGCAAATGTTAATTATCGATTGGCAGCAGTGTTAACCAAAATGGTGCATTATCACTTCAAAGACCGCTACCAAAGCGCATCAGAAGCACTGCAAGCTTGTCTAAGCACCACTAACCCAGTATTTATACCTGCCACACCTCCAGAAACCCCTGACAATTCTCAACTATCCCCACACAAAACAGTTGCAGTAGCACCAGCAAATCCTGTGGCTGCTAAACCAGTCCGTCAAGAATCTCACAAACCCGACCCGTGGCCGTTCTTAATTGGTTTATTTTTGGCTGGTGGGGCTGCGGCTTTGGCAACAAATGTATATCCAAGTATGAGGAATTTAGCTGCTAATTTTACGGGGAATAATACCGCAACGGACAAATGCTTGGCTGTGGTCGCAGGTAATTCTAATGTTCGTTCTGAACCTAGCTCGATTAATTCTGATACTGTTTTGCAAACGGTTGGTGACAATACTGGATTTGAGGTGACTGGTAAACGCACAAAACGCGGTTGGGTAGAAGTTAAAACTAACTCTGGTGATTTGGCTTGGGCGCACCTAGATGTAATTACTAATAATGAACAGTGGGTTTCTTGCCTACGAGACAAAGGTATTGCTGTTAACACAGTCGATGATAGTAATTTGATTGCAGCTCGACCGATTCCTCAGCCCAAACCACAATCTACACCAGAAGCAACAGAGACACCAAAGCAATCAGAGTCTAGTGATGATAGTGAGAAAATTATAGCAGAAGCCAAACAGAAGTATGAATCAGGAGACTTGCGAGGCGCGATCGCTCTACTACGGTCTATTCCTGCTAATGCTTCTTCTGGCTTGAGAGAAACAGTGGCTATGGTTAATCAGTGGCAAAAAGATTGGGCGCAGGCCGAGGAGTTATTTAATGAAATCAATCAGGCAATAGACAACGGTGAATGGGACAAAGTTTTAGATTATAAAAATCATGCCGAAAAGTTTCCCGATACTCAATACTGGCGCAACAAAATACAACTTTTATTTGAACAAGCAGATGAAGATTTGGCAAAAAAGGGATCACCTACGGTAGATAATTACCATCAGTCCCAAACAGAAATTCCCAATGCTGAAAAAACATCGGCAACAGAAGAGGCAGGGGAGCAGGGAGCGGGGAGCAAGGGGGAGTAA
- a CDS encoding heterocyst differentiation related protein codes for MSESMAFIGGVAVAGLAALVMLRGADSPMQSNFAVSSPQMPANLALPMMPQTPMYPPYGVNPYYPNPNQPPAQANPEQRVEMERLNMQLERLKSDNEQLRAQNQQLQFQYQNWNNQQMQLAQQNSQKAATEIFKPQQTEDSWWSSPMLWAVGGATLTIGGGVVVAGVLALFSPRQRPTRTVQVMHPYHGATPPLAPVRRAEFLPSPRMEARRVEAPEYDEMH; via the coding sequence ATGAGTGAGAGTATGGCATTTATCGGCGGAGTCGCCGTAGCTGGGCTGGCTGCGCTTGTAATGCTCAGGGGGGCAGATAGTCCCATGCAAAGTAATTTCGCTGTTTCTTCGCCGCAGATGCCGGCTAATCTAGCGCTGCCGATGATGCCGCAAACCCCAATGTATCCGCCTTACGGGGTGAATCCATATTATCCTAATCCCAATCAACCACCTGCCCAGGCTAATCCAGAGCAGCGTGTGGAAATGGAACGGCTGAATATGCAGTTGGAACGGCTAAAAAGCGATAACGAGCAGTTGAGAGCGCAAAACCAACAACTCCAGTTCCAATACCAAAATTGGAATAACCAGCAGATGCAATTAGCCCAACAAAATAGCCAAAAAGCTGCAACAGAAATATTCAAGCCTCAACAAACTGAAGATTCTTGGTGGTCTTCGCCCATGCTTTGGGCTGTAGGAGGCGCTACTCTCACCATTGGCGGTGGTGTTGTAGTTGCTGGTGTATTGGCTTTATTTTCGCCACGGCAGCGTCCTACACGGACAGTACAAGTGATGCATCCTTATCACGGTGCCACCCCACCTTTAGCTCCTGTACGTCGCGCTGAATTTTTGCCTTCTCCTCGGATGGAAGCAAGACGAGTTGAAGCCCCAGAATATGACGAAATGCACTAA
- the ndhL gene encoding NAD(P)H-quinone oxidoreductase subunit L, with the protein MLLSTLKRKSMIVALLYLALAGAYLLAIPAVVMLYLKQRWYVASSIERTVMYFMVFFFLPGMLVLSPFVNLRPRPRQIEV; encoded by the coding sequence ATGCTCTTGTCCACTTTAAAGAGAAAATCTATGATTGTAGCCCTGCTGTATCTAGCTTTGGCTGGAGCTTACCTGTTAGCAATCCCTGCTGTTGTTATGCTGTACCTGAAACAGCGCTGGTATGTTGCTAGCTCCATTGAGCGGACGGTGATGTATTTTATGGTGTTTTTCTTCTTGCCAGGGATGTTAGTTTTATCACCTTTTGTGAATCTTCGCCCCCGGCCGCGACAAATTGAAGTGTAA
- a CDS encoding DUF3007 family protein: MRRIDAIGIGLGVFIAGGLGYVGLQLVGLDGQQAGIWSQVLLVSGLLGWLASYIFRAVGNKMTYHEQREQYEQAFLQKRLDELSPEELAKIQAEIAQEEQSQV, translated from the coding sequence ATGCGACGCATTGACGCTATTGGAATTGGCTTGGGTGTTTTTATTGCTGGTGGTTTGGGATATGTAGGTTTACAGCTAGTGGGTTTAGATGGTCAACAAGCTGGAATCTGGAGCCAAGTCTTACTGGTAAGTGGGTTGCTTGGCTGGTTAGCTTCCTACATATTCCGCGCGGTGGGAAATAAAATGACCTACCATGAACAACGCGAACAGTATGAACAGGCTTTTCTGCAAAAACGGTTGGATGAACTTTCTCCTGAAGAACTAGCAAAAATTCAAGCCGAAATCGCACAAGAAGAACAAAGTCAAGTGTAA
- the trpA gene encoding tryptophan synthase subunit alpha yields MTAISDCFNTLGRNRECALIPFITAGDPDLATTAAALQVLDTHGADIIELGVPYSDPLADGPVIQAAATRALQRGTKLEQVLEMLQATTPSLRSPIILFTYYNPILYRGIDKFLEQIAAAGVSGLVVPDLPLEEAAGLLKPAGEVGIDLTLLVAPTSSAERIEAIARSSQGFIYLVSVTGVTGMRTQMDSRVSNSLQQIRSFTDKPIGVGFGISETAQARQVKEWGADAAIVGSAFVKRLAEGTPEQGLKAIAEFCQSLKAALQTTDNSTNI; encoded by the coding sequence ATGACCGCGATTTCTGATTGCTTTAACACCTTGGGACGAAATCGAGAGTGCGCGCTGATTCCGTTTATTACTGCTGGAGATCCAGATTTAGCCACAACGGCAGCAGCTTTGCAAGTTCTGGATACTCATGGAGCCGATATTATTGAACTGGGTGTGCCTTACTCCGATCCGCTTGCAGATGGTCCAGTAATTCAAGCGGCTGCTACCCGCGCTTTGCAACGAGGGACAAAATTAGAACAGGTGTTGGAAATGTTGCAAGCTACTACTCCTAGTTTGCGATCGCCTATTATCCTGTTTACTTACTACAATCCCATTTTGTACCGTGGCATTGACAAGTTTTTGGAACAAATTGCGGCGGCTGGGGTATCAGGCTTAGTTGTCCCGGATTTGCCCTTAGAAGAGGCAGCAGGCTTGCTCAAACCAGCCGGTGAGGTGGGGATAGACTTAACTTTGTTGGTGGCTCCTACCAGTTCGGCTGAACGGATTGAAGCGATCGCTCGTTCTTCCCAAGGATTTATTTATTTGGTCAGTGTCACTGGTGTCACCGGGATGCGAACTCAAATGGACTCACGAGTATCAAATTCACTGCAACAAATTCGTAGTTTTACAGATAAACCTATCGGAGTCGGCTTTGGGATTTCTGAAACTGCACAAGCGCGTCAAGTCAAAGAATGGGGGGCAGATGCGGCAATTGTCGGTAGTGCCTTTGTCAAACGTCTAGCAGAGGGTACACCAGAGCAGGGACTCAAGGCGATCGCGGAGTTTTGCCAAAGTCTCAAGGCTGCTCTTCAGACAACTGACAACAGTACAAATATCTAA